A window of Mangifera indica cultivar Alphonso chromosome 13, CATAS_Mindica_2.1, whole genome shotgun sequence contains these coding sequences:
- the LOC123195116 gene encoding protein RRC1 isoform X2: MSSFSITRKKTPFQKHREEEEAKKKRAEDETARLYAEFVESFQGDFTPGSKTFVRGGTINPSEKLKDSEGEKSKDGVSVPKKGSRYVPSFIPPPLAAKGKDSEKKDEDRPKEKEKGKSRNIDHFMEELKHEQEMRERRNQEREHWRDGRHSESSAPSSRFDELPDDFDPSGKLPGSFDDGDPQTTNLYVGNLSPQVDENFLLRTFGRFGPIASVKIMWPRTEEERRRQRNCGFVAFMNRADGQAAKDEMQGVVVYEYELKIGWGKSVALPSQALPAPPPGHMAIRSKEGATVILSGPSGPPVTSVPNQNSELVLTPNVPDIMVVPPEDHHLQHVVDTMALYVLDGGCAFEQAIMERGRGNPLFNFLFELGSKEHTYYVWRLYSFAQGDTLQRWRTEPFIMITGSGRWIPPPLPIAKSPEHEKESGTTFAAGRSRRGEPERTLTDSQRDEFEDMLRALTLERSQIKEAMGFSLDNADAAGEIVEVLTESLTLKETPIPTKVARLMLVSDVLHNSSAPVKNASAYRTKFEATLPDIMESFNDLYRSITGRITAEALKERVLKVLQVWSDWFLFSDAYVNGLRATFLRSGNSGVTPYHSISSNASEMEKKTSSENTSDGGKTNQDAALAMGKSAAMKELMDLPIAELERRCRHNGLSLVGGREIMVARLLSLEDAEKQRGYELDDDLKFGQGHSTAGRYPSRKEMNVEPEPVGFSGWNVYGEDEKLSQVAGSVPLAATIPIPQPELKAFTKREKNDPVLPASKWAVEDDESDDEQKRSSQGLGLSYSSSGSENAGDGFSKAEDMELVTDTSIAVQSDNGMNEEQRQKLRRLEVAMIEYRESLEERGIKSAEEIEKKVAIHRKRLESEYGLSESNEGRNKRRDRRDDARDSSRKRHRSRSRSESPPRKSNREREKESDLDRDRERHRDRDRAHDFESEWGRLRREKSGSRERDDHDRDRSRDRDRDRDRRRRIK; encoded by the exons ATGAGTTCGTTCTCCATTACACGGAAGAAGACTCCTTTTCAGAAGCATAGAGAGGAGGAAGAGGCCAAGAAAaag AGAGCAGAGGATGAAACAGCTCGGTTATATGCGGAGTTTGTTGAGTCATTTCAAGGGGATTTTACTCCTGGGTCAAAGACTTTTGTTCGAGGAGGAACAATCAATCCCAGTGAGAAATTGAAGGATTCTGAAG GTGAAAAGTCCAAAGATGGGGTGTCTGTTCCAAAGAAGGGAAGTAG GTATGTTCCATCTTTTATTCCACCACCTTTGGCAGCCAAGGGAAAAGACTCAGAAAAAAAG GATGAAGATAGGCCgaaggagaaggagaaaggGAAGTCTCGGAACATAGATCATTTCATGGAGGAGTTGAAGCATGAACAAGAGATGAGGGAGAGGCGAAATCAGGAACGTGAACATTGGCGTGACGGGCGTCATAGTGAAAGTTCTGCT cCATCTAGCCGATTTGATGAACTGCCCGATGACTTTGATCCAAGTGGGAAGCTTCCTGGATCATTTGATGATGGTGATCCACAGACTACAAACCTGTATGTTGGAAATCTCTCCCCACAG GTTGATGAGAATTTTCTTCTGCGGACTTTTGGAAGATTTGGACCTATTGCTAGTGTGAAAATAATGTGGCCTAGAACAGAAGAGGAACGAAGACGGCAACGAAATTGTGGATTCGTGGCCTTTATGAATAGAGCTGATGGGCAGGCTGCAAAAGATGAAATGCAAG GAGTTGTTGTTTATGAATATGAGTTGAAGATTGGATGGGGAAAATCTGTCGCCCTTCCTTCACAAGCACTACCTGCTCCTCCACCTGGACATATGGCCATCAGGAGCAAGGag GGTGCTACAGTGATCCTATCTGGTCCATCAGGTCCACCAGTGACTTCTGTTCCAAATCAGAACTCTGAACTG GTTCTGACACCAAATGTTCCTGATATAATGGTCGTTCCACCAGAGGATCATCATCTACAGCATGTGGTTGATACCATGGCTCTTTATGTTTTAGATGGAGGATGTGCTTTTGAACAAGCTATTATGGAAAGGGGCCGTGGGAATCCTCTTTTTAACTTCTTGTTTGAGCTTGGGTCAAAGGAGCATACCTACTATGTTTGGAGATTATACTCTTTTGCACAG GGTGATACTCTTCAAAGGTGGCGAACAGAACCTTTTATCATGATAACTGGCAGTGGAAG ATGGATACCACCGCCCCTGCCGATTGCAAAAAGCCCAGAGCATGAAAAGGAGTCTGGTACGACATTTGCTGCAGGAAGAAGCAGG CGCGGGGAACCAGAAAGAACATTAACTGATTCACAGAGGGATGAATTTGAGGACATGCTACGAGCGTTAACTCTGGAAAGAAGTCAGATAAAAGAAGCTATGGGTTTTTCCCTAGATAATGCTGATGCTGCTGGAGAG ATAGTTGAAGTCCTGACAGAATCTTTGACTCTTAAGGAAACCCCTATTCCAACCAAAGTTGCTAGGCTCATGCTCGTCTCTGATGTTCTCCATAATAGTAGTGCTCCTGTAAAAAATGCATCTGCTTACCGTACCAAATTTGAAGCAACTTTACCTGACATAATGGAGAGCTTTAATGACTTGTATCGTAGTATAACTGGAAGGATCACTGCTGAGGCCCTAAAG GAACGAGTTTTGAAAGTATTGCAAGTATGGTCAGACTGGTTTCTGTTTTCTGATGCATATGTGAATGGATTACGAGCTACGTTTCTTCGGTCTGGAAATTCAGGTGTAACTCCTTATCATTCTATCAGTAGTAATGCCTcagaaatggaaaagaaaacTAGCTCTGAAAATACAAGTGATGGGGGTAAAACCAACCAAGATGCTGCGTTGGCAATGGGAAAAAGCGCTGCCATGAAGGAGTTAATGGACCTTCCGATTGCTGAGCTTGAAAGACGATGTAGACATAACGGATTGTCTCTTGTTGGTGGTAGAGAAATAATGGTTGCAAGATTGCTGAGCCTCGAAGATGCTGAAAAGCAGAGGGGCTATGAACTGGATGATGACTTGAAATTTGGTCAGGGCCATTCAACTGCTGGCAGATATCCTAGTCGAAAAGAAATGAACGTTGAACCAGAGCCAGTGGGATTTTCAGGATGGAATGTTTATGGGGAGGATGAGAAGCTGTCACAGGTTGCAGGTTCAGTGCCTTTGGCAGCAACCATACCTATTCCTCAGCCTGAACTGAAGGCCTtcacaaaaagagagaaaaacgaTCCTGTTCTTCCTGCCTCAAAATGGGCTGTTGAGGATGATGAAAGTGATGATGAACAAAAGAGAAGTTCCCAGGGTCTGGGGTTGAGCTACTCTTCTTCTGGAAGTGAGAATGCTGGTGATGGTTTTAGCAAGGCTGAGGACATGGAGCTTGTAACTGATACCAGCATTGCAGTACAATCTGACAATGGAATGAACGAAGAGCAAAG ACAAAAGTTGAGACGCTTGGAAGTTGCTATGATAGAGTATCGTGAATCCCTTGAGGAGCGGGGTATCAAAAGCGCTGAGGAAATCGAAAAGAAAGTTGCAATCCATCGCAAGCGGCTAGAGTCTGAGTATGGCCTATCAGAGTCTAATGAAGGCAGGAACA AGAGGAGGGATAGAAGGGATGATGCTCGTGACTCTTCAAGAAAACGACACCGCAGCCGGAGTCGAAGTGAAAGCCCACCACGGAAATCAAACAGGGAGAGGGAGAAGGAAAGTGATTTAGATAGAGATCGGGAAAGGCATAGGGATAGAGATAGAGCTCATGATTTTGAAAGCGAATGGGGGAGACTACGTCGCGAAAAGAGTGGAAGCAGAGAGAGGGATGATCATGACAGAGACCGAAGCAGGGACAGGGATCGGGATAGGGATAGAAGGAGACGGATAAAATGA
- the LOC123195116 gene encoding protein RRC1 isoform X1, which translates to MSSFSITRKKTPFQKHREEEEAKKKRAEDETARLYAEFVESFQGDFTPGSKTFVRGGTINPSEKLKDSEGEKSKDGVSVPKKGSRYVPSFIPPPLAAKGKDSEKKKDEDRPKEKEKGKSRNIDHFMEELKHEQEMRERRNQEREHWRDGRHSESSAPSSRFDELPDDFDPSGKLPGSFDDGDPQTTNLYVGNLSPQVDENFLLRTFGRFGPIASVKIMWPRTEEERRRQRNCGFVAFMNRADGQAAKDEMQGVVVYEYELKIGWGKSVALPSQALPAPPPGHMAIRSKEGATVILSGPSGPPVTSVPNQNSELVLTPNVPDIMVVPPEDHHLQHVVDTMALYVLDGGCAFEQAIMERGRGNPLFNFLFELGSKEHTYYVWRLYSFAQGDTLQRWRTEPFIMITGSGRWIPPPLPIAKSPEHEKESGTTFAAGRSRRGEPERTLTDSQRDEFEDMLRALTLERSQIKEAMGFSLDNADAAGEIVEVLTESLTLKETPIPTKVARLMLVSDVLHNSSAPVKNASAYRTKFEATLPDIMESFNDLYRSITGRITAEALKERVLKVLQVWSDWFLFSDAYVNGLRATFLRSGNSGVTPYHSISSNASEMEKKTSSENTSDGGKTNQDAALAMGKSAAMKELMDLPIAELERRCRHNGLSLVGGREIMVARLLSLEDAEKQRGYELDDDLKFGQGHSTAGRYPSRKEMNVEPEPVGFSGWNVYGEDEKLSQVAGSVPLAATIPIPQPELKAFTKREKNDPVLPASKWAVEDDESDDEQKRSSQGLGLSYSSSGSENAGDGFSKAEDMELVTDTSIAVQSDNGMNEEQRQKLRRLEVAMIEYRESLEERGIKSAEEIEKKVAIHRKRLESEYGLSESNEGRNKRRDRRDDARDSSRKRHRSRSRSESPPRKSNREREKESDLDRDRERHRDRDRAHDFESEWGRLRREKSGSRERDDHDRDRSRDRDRDRDRRRRIK; encoded by the exons ATGAGTTCGTTCTCCATTACACGGAAGAAGACTCCTTTTCAGAAGCATAGAGAGGAGGAAGAGGCCAAGAAAaag AGAGCAGAGGATGAAACAGCTCGGTTATATGCGGAGTTTGTTGAGTCATTTCAAGGGGATTTTACTCCTGGGTCAAAGACTTTTGTTCGAGGAGGAACAATCAATCCCAGTGAGAAATTGAAGGATTCTGAAG GTGAAAAGTCCAAAGATGGGGTGTCTGTTCCAAAGAAGGGAAGTAG GTATGTTCCATCTTTTATTCCACCACCTTTGGCAGCCAAGGGAAAAGACTCAGAAAAAAAG AAGGATGAAGATAGGCCgaaggagaaggagaaaggGAAGTCTCGGAACATAGATCATTTCATGGAGGAGTTGAAGCATGAACAAGAGATGAGGGAGAGGCGAAATCAGGAACGTGAACATTGGCGTGACGGGCGTCATAGTGAAAGTTCTGCT cCATCTAGCCGATTTGATGAACTGCCCGATGACTTTGATCCAAGTGGGAAGCTTCCTGGATCATTTGATGATGGTGATCCACAGACTACAAACCTGTATGTTGGAAATCTCTCCCCACAG GTTGATGAGAATTTTCTTCTGCGGACTTTTGGAAGATTTGGACCTATTGCTAGTGTGAAAATAATGTGGCCTAGAACAGAAGAGGAACGAAGACGGCAACGAAATTGTGGATTCGTGGCCTTTATGAATAGAGCTGATGGGCAGGCTGCAAAAGATGAAATGCAAG GAGTTGTTGTTTATGAATATGAGTTGAAGATTGGATGGGGAAAATCTGTCGCCCTTCCTTCACAAGCACTACCTGCTCCTCCACCTGGACATATGGCCATCAGGAGCAAGGag GGTGCTACAGTGATCCTATCTGGTCCATCAGGTCCACCAGTGACTTCTGTTCCAAATCAGAACTCTGAACTG GTTCTGACACCAAATGTTCCTGATATAATGGTCGTTCCACCAGAGGATCATCATCTACAGCATGTGGTTGATACCATGGCTCTTTATGTTTTAGATGGAGGATGTGCTTTTGAACAAGCTATTATGGAAAGGGGCCGTGGGAATCCTCTTTTTAACTTCTTGTTTGAGCTTGGGTCAAAGGAGCATACCTACTATGTTTGGAGATTATACTCTTTTGCACAG GGTGATACTCTTCAAAGGTGGCGAACAGAACCTTTTATCATGATAACTGGCAGTGGAAG ATGGATACCACCGCCCCTGCCGATTGCAAAAAGCCCAGAGCATGAAAAGGAGTCTGGTACGACATTTGCTGCAGGAAGAAGCAGG CGCGGGGAACCAGAAAGAACATTAACTGATTCACAGAGGGATGAATTTGAGGACATGCTACGAGCGTTAACTCTGGAAAGAAGTCAGATAAAAGAAGCTATGGGTTTTTCCCTAGATAATGCTGATGCTGCTGGAGAG ATAGTTGAAGTCCTGACAGAATCTTTGACTCTTAAGGAAACCCCTATTCCAACCAAAGTTGCTAGGCTCATGCTCGTCTCTGATGTTCTCCATAATAGTAGTGCTCCTGTAAAAAATGCATCTGCTTACCGTACCAAATTTGAAGCAACTTTACCTGACATAATGGAGAGCTTTAATGACTTGTATCGTAGTATAACTGGAAGGATCACTGCTGAGGCCCTAAAG GAACGAGTTTTGAAAGTATTGCAAGTATGGTCAGACTGGTTTCTGTTTTCTGATGCATATGTGAATGGATTACGAGCTACGTTTCTTCGGTCTGGAAATTCAGGTGTAACTCCTTATCATTCTATCAGTAGTAATGCCTcagaaatggaaaagaaaacTAGCTCTGAAAATACAAGTGATGGGGGTAAAACCAACCAAGATGCTGCGTTGGCAATGGGAAAAAGCGCTGCCATGAAGGAGTTAATGGACCTTCCGATTGCTGAGCTTGAAAGACGATGTAGACATAACGGATTGTCTCTTGTTGGTGGTAGAGAAATAATGGTTGCAAGATTGCTGAGCCTCGAAGATGCTGAAAAGCAGAGGGGCTATGAACTGGATGATGACTTGAAATTTGGTCAGGGCCATTCAACTGCTGGCAGATATCCTAGTCGAAAAGAAATGAACGTTGAACCAGAGCCAGTGGGATTTTCAGGATGGAATGTTTATGGGGAGGATGAGAAGCTGTCACAGGTTGCAGGTTCAGTGCCTTTGGCAGCAACCATACCTATTCCTCAGCCTGAACTGAAGGCCTtcacaaaaagagagaaaaacgaTCCTGTTCTTCCTGCCTCAAAATGGGCTGTTGAGGATGATGAAAGTGATGATGAACAAAAGAGAAGTTCCCAGGGTCTGGGGTTGAGCTACTCTTCTTCTGGAAGTGAGAATGCTGGTGATGGTTTTAGCAAGGCTGAGGACATGGAGCTTGTAACTGATACCAGCATTGCAGTACAATCTGACAATGGAATGAACGAAGAGCAAAG ACAAAAGTTGAGACGCTTGGAAGTTGCTATGATAGAGTATCGTGAATCCCTTGAGGAGCGGGGTATCAAAAGCGCTGAGGAAATCGAAAAGAAAGTTGCAATCCATCGCAAGCGGCTAGAGTCTGAGTATGGCCTATCAGAGTCTAATGAAGGCAGGAACA AGAGGAGGGATAGAAGGGATGATGCTCGTGACTCTTCAAGAAAACGACACCGCAGCCGGAGTCGAAGTGAAAGCCCACCACGGAAATCAAACAGGGAGAGGGAGAAGGAAAGTGATTTAGATAGAGATCGGGAAAGGCATAGGGATAGAGATAGAGCTCATGATTTTGAAAGCGAATGGGGGAGACTACGTCGCGAAAAGAGTGGAAGCAGAGAGAGGGATGATCATGACAGAGACCGAAGCAGGGACAGGGATCGGGATAGGGATAGAAGGAGACGGATAAAATGA
- the LOC123194622 gene encoding enhancer of rudimentary homolog — translation MANKHTIILMQTSQNRATRTFMDYGSISQAMDGICGLYERKLRELNPAIRDITYDVADLYNFIDGLADMSALVYDHSIQAFLPYDREWIKQRTFQHLKKMAH, via the exons ATg GCTAACAAGCACACCATTATTCTGATGCAGACTTCTCAGAACAGAGCTACAAGGACATTTATGGATTATGGTTCCATCAGTCAAGCTATGGATG GTATTTGCGGACTATATGAAAGGAAGCTTAGGGAGTTAAATCCAGCTATCAGAGACATCACTTATGATGTTGCAGATCTTTATAATTTCATTGATGGCCTTGCAGACATGAGTGCATTAGT GTATGATCACTCAATCCAGGCTTTTTTGCCATACGACAGAGAGTGGATCAAACAGCGGACCTTTCAACACCTTAAGAAAATGGCacattaa